The following proteins are co-located in the Dyadobacter chenwenxiniae genome:
- the hisS gene encoding histidine--tRNA ligase — protein sequence MSKPSLARGTRDFGPEQMAKRTFIFDTIRRSFQRYGFLPLETPAFENLSVLMGKYGDEGDQLLFKLLNSGDFSGKLADADWQEGYKPLTSKISEKGLRYDLTVPFARYVVMNRGTLVMPFKRYQIQPVWRADRPQKGRYREFYQCDADVVGTDSLLCEAEIVLLLHEILPALGINDFTVKINNRKILTGIADMIGAHGMEGPLCVAIDKLDKIGKDKVVEELVERGFSNESVYQLDPVFTLSEGAEPFTALKNWLGSSEIAMKGVRELKEVWDLVKVLGLENPKIQFDVTLARGLSYYTGAIFEVKANNVQIGSISGGGRYDNLTGTFGVPGISGVGISLGVDRIYDVMEELNLFPENQKTATKVMVSNFDQSAFRFGLSVLPKLRAAGINAEIYPDSVKLKKQLDYADRKNIPFVILIGSDEMQTGQLTLKNMKTGEQQKLNADDIITLLAGNNI from the coding sequence ATGAGTAAACCATCCCTTGCCCGCGGAACCCGAGACTTCGGTCCCGAACAAATGGCAAAACGTACTTTTATTTTTGACACCATCCGCCGCTCTTTCCAACGTTACGGATTTTTGCCTCTGGAAACACCAGCCTTTGAAAATCTCTCGGTTTTGATGGGCAAATATGGTGACGAAGGCGACCAGCTTTTATTCAAGTTGCTGAATTCCGGAGATTTCAGCGGAAAGCTCGCCGACGCTGACTGGCAGGAAGGCTACAAACCATTAACTTCCAAAATTTCGGAAAAAGGACTTCGCTACGACCTCACAGTTCCATTTGCCCGCTATGTGGTGATGAACCGCGGAACATTGGTTATGCCTTTTAAAAGATATCAGATCCAGCCTGTGTGGCGCGCCGATCGTCCGCAAAAAGGTCGTTACCGCGAATTTTACCAATGTGACGCAGACGTTGTAGGGACCGATTCGCTGCTTTGCGAGGCGGAAATCGTTTTGCTATTGCACGAAATTTTGCCCGCATTAGGCATCAATGATTTTACAGTAAAGATCAACAACCGCAAAATCCTGACCGGCATTGCGGACATGATCGGCGCACACGGAATGGAAGGCCCGCTTTGTGTTGCGATTGATAAGCTCGATAAAATAGGAAAAGATAAAGTGGTTGAAGAACTGGTCGAACGCGGATTTTCAAACGAAAGCGTTTACCAGCTCGATCCAGTTTTCACCCTTTCCGAAGGCGCAGAGCCATTCACCGCGCTGAAAAACTGGCTGGGAAGTTCGGAGATTGCCATGAAAGGCGTCCGGGAATTGAAAGAAGTCTGGGACTTGGTAAAAGTGCTTGGACTTGAAAATCCGAAAATCCAGTTTGATGTGACATTGGCGCGCGGCCTTTCCTATTATACAGGGGCCATTTTTGAAGTGAAAGCCAATAATGTTCAGATTGGCAGCATTTCGGGCGGTGGCCGCTATGATAACCTGACCGGCACTTTTGGCGTGCCCGGCATCTCGGGCGTCGGCATTTCGCTGGGTGTTGACCGGATTTATGATGTAATGGAGGAGCTTAATCTCTTTCCTGAAAACCAAAAGACGGCAACTAAGGTTATGGTTTCAAACTTTGACCAGTCAGCATTCCGTTTTGGACTGTCTGTTTTGCCAAAGTTGAGAGCAGCAGGCATCAACGCGGAAATTTATCCGGACTCCGTAAAGCTCAAAAAGCAGCTGGATTATGCCGACAGGAAGAACATCCCATTTGTAATCCTCATTGGATCAGACGAAATGCAAACCGGCCAGCTCACTTTGAAAAATATGAAAACAGGCGAACAACAGAAATTGAATGCTGACGACATCATTACATTACTCGCCGGAAACAATATCTAA
- a CDS encoding class I SAM-dependent methyltransferase, producing MKSIISLVLRYIPRPYLQLVGHWVARFLSIFYIGNKVECPVCGSHYRKFLPYGRNTSSRENALCPSCLSLERHRLMGLYLKRKTNFFTANLKVLHVAPEYCFIDRFEQMKNLDYITADIESPLAKVKMDIHSIPFPENTFDVAFCNHVMEHVDDYILAMSELHRVLKPGGWALIQSPQDMKYEVTYEDATITDPKEREKYFLQNDHLRLFGRNYGQELEKGGFTVKEDRFVMDELSKAEVQKYALPGEEIVYFCQKL from the coding sequence ATGAAATCCATCATTAGTTTAGTATTAAGGTATATTCCCCGCCCCTATCTCCAATTGGTTGGTCACTGGGTTGCCCGTTTTCTCAGCATTTTTTACATTGGAAATAAGGTAGAATGTCCTGTGTGTGGAAGCCATTACCGTAAGTTCCTCCCTTACGGCCGAAATACTTCCAGCCGGGAAAACGCCCTTTGCCCAAGCTGTTTATCGCTGGAACGCCACAGATTAATGGGCCTTTACCTGAAAAGAAAGACTAATTTCTTTACTGCAAATCTCAAAGTCCTGCACGTGGCGCCTGAATACTGCTTTATTGATCGCTTCGAGCAGATGAAAAATCTGGATTACATTACCGCCGACATTGAGTCGCCGCTGGCCAAGGTGAAAATGGATATTCATTCCATTCCTTTTCCGGAAAATACGTTCGATGTGGCTTTTTGCAATCACGTTATGGAGCATGTGGATGACTACATTCTGGCCATGAGTGAACTGCACCGCGTGTTGAAACCGGGTGGTTGGGCACTGATCCAGTCGCCGCAGGACATGAAGTACGAAGTGACTTATGAAGATGCCACGATCACCGATCCGAAGGAAAGGGAAAAGTATTTTTTACAAAATGACCATTTAAGGTTGTTTGGCAGAAATTATGGCCAGGAATTGGAAAAGGGCGGTTTCACTGTGAAAGAGGATCGCTTCGTGATGGATGAATTATCAAAAGCAGAAGTCCAAAAATATGCCTTGCCAGGAGAAGAGATTGTTTATTTCTGTCAAAAACTATAA
- a CDS encoding glycosyltransferase encodes MRLYSIIIPVYNRPDELQELLECLVQQTVKHFEVIIVEDGSKIKADAVVKSFGDKLDIKYFFKENGGQGFARNHGFERASGDYFILLDSDALIEPNYLAVVEAKLNTDYVDLYGGPDTDHPSFTPIQKAISYSMTSVFTTGGIRGKKNNMGGTFHPRSFNMGLSRQVWEKTGGFLTSRMGEDILFSIGALRLGFRSALIPEAFIYHKRRTKFLPFFRQLKFFGRARINIARFYPDELKLVHTFPLLFTLAVCSIPLWFLIFKPFFYLGLIGLATYIALLFVDALRKTKSTEVAFLSVAAAFVQLFGYGVGFMEEGWKRLFEKKSHRETGATIEYPS; translated from the coding sequence ATGCGCCTCTACTCCATCATCATCCCTGTCTACAACCGTCCCGACGAGTTGCAGGAATTGCTGGAATGTCTTGTGCAGCAGACGGTTAAGCATTTTGAGGTGATAATAGTGGAAGATGGCTCGAAGATCAAGGCGGATGCCGTCGTAAAATCCTTCGGGGACAAACTCGATATTAAGTATTTTTTCAAAGAAAATGGCGGGCAGGGCTTTGCAAGAAACCACGGTTTTGAGCGAGCTTCGGGCGATTATTTTATTTTGCTGGACTCCGATGCGCTGATTGAGCCGAATTATCTGGCTGTTGTAGAAGCGAAATTAAACACAGATTACGTCGATTTATATGGTGGCCCCGACACAGACCATCCTTCCTTCACGCCGATCCAAAAAGCCATTAGTTATTCGATGACTTCCGTTTTCACCACAGGTGGGATCAGGGGAAAAAAGAACAATATGGGTGGGACTTTTCATCCCAGGAGCTTTAATATGGGACTGTCCAGGCAGGTTTGGGAAAAAACGGGCGGCTTTCTGACCAGCAGGATGGGAGAGGACATCCTGTTCAGCATCGGCGCATTACGCCTGGGATTTCGCTCCGCATTGATCCCGGAAGCATTCATCTATCACAAGCGCCGCACTAAATTTTTGCCGTTTTTCAGGCAATTGAAATTCTTCGGAAGAGCAAGGATCAACATTGCCCGTTTCTACCCGGATGAGCTGAAACTGGTGCATACATTTCCGCTCCTTTTCACATTAGCGGTTTGCAGCATTCCCTTGTGGTTTCTGATTTTCAAACCGTTTTTCTATCTCGGTTTGATCGGATTAGCCACATACATTGCGCTGCTTTTTGTTGATGCTTTGCGAAAAACCAAAAGCACTGAGGTTGCATTTCTGAGCGTCGCCGCCGCATTTGTACAGCTTTTCGGCTATGGAGTCGGCTTTATGGAAGAAGGATGGAAAAGGCTTTTCGAAAAAAAATCGCATCGGGAAACCGGCGCGACCATTGAATATCCATCATAA
- the hemL gene encoding glutamate-1-semialdehyde 2,1-aminomutase, with product MNIATSQQLFEKAQHFIPGGVNSPVRAFRAVGGSPVFIKSAKGPYVYDEDDNEYIELINSWGPMILGHANELIQKAVYDAIQHSFSFGAPTRREVEMAELIVSMVPSIEKVRMVNSGTEATMSAIRVARGFTGRDKIIKFEGCYHGHGDSFLIAAGSGAVTFGTPDSPGVTKGVANDTLTAPFNDLAAVQTLVNANKNAIAALILEPVVGNMGCVLPAEGFLQGLRKICDEEGIVLILDEVMTGFRLAKGGAQERFGIKPDLTTLGKIIGGGMPVGAYGGREDIMNKVSPAGPVYQAGTLSGNPIAMAAGLTMLHYLNDHPEVYTQLEASGEKLANGFQASMQKLGLNYTLNQIGSMYTLFFTEQPVTDFPSAKSSDLPLFGRYFHAMLNRGIYMGPSQFESMFLSTALEDKHLDTIITANEESLKEVLSL from the coding sequence ATGAACATTGCAACGAGTCAGCAACTTTTCGAAAAAGCACAACATTTTATTCCGGGGGGCGTGAATTCTCCGGTTCGGGCATTCCGGGCGGTAGGAGGGTCTCCGGTCTTCATTAAGTCAGCAAAAGGGCCGTACGTTTATGATGAGGACGATAATGAGTATATAGAGCTCATCAATTCCTGGGGGCCGATGATCCTGGGGCATGCCAACGAACTGATCCAAAAAGCCGTTTATGATGCCATCCAGCATTCATTCTCTTTCGGCGCCCCTACGCGCAGGGAAGTGGAAATGGCCGAGCTGATCGTGAGCATGGTGCCTTCCATTGAAAAAGTAAGAATGGTGAATTCCGGCACGGAAGCAACCATGTCGGCTATCCGAGTTGCGAGAGGATTTACGGGCAGAGATAAAATTATCAAGTTTGAAGGCTGCTATCATGGTCATGGCGACAGCTTCCTGATTGCAGCAGGAAGCGGCGCGGTAACATTCGGCACGCCAGACAGCCCGGGCGTGACCAAAGGCGTCGCAAATGATACATTGACTGCGCCATTCAATGACCTGGCGGCGGTTCAAACGCTGGTTAATGCAAACAAAAACGCCATTGCAGCGTTGATCCTCGAACCCGTGGTTGGTAACATGGGTTGTGTGCTTCCGGCAGAAGGTTTCCTTCAGGGGCTGCGCAAAATTTGTGATGAAGAAGGAATCGTCCTGATCCTGGATGAAGTCATGACCGGCTTCCGTCTTGCAAAAGGCGGAGCACAGGAAAGATTCGGAATTAAGCCGGATCTAACAACGTTAGGAAAAATAATAGGTGGAGGAATGCCCGTAGGAGCTTATGGAGGCAGGGAGGACATTATGAACAAGGTTTCGCCGGCTGGCCCGGTTTACCAGGCCGGAACATTGTCAGGCAACCCGATTGCGATGGCAGCAGGCTTAACTATGCTGCATTATCTTAATGATCACCCGGAAGTTTACACGCAGCTGGAAGCATCTGGGGAAAAGCTGGCCAATGGTTTCCAGGCATCTATGCAAAAGCTTGGCCTGAACTATACATTGAATCAAATCGGGTCCATGTATACGCTTTTCTTCACGGAGCAGCCGGTCACAGATTTTCCATCCGCAAAATCATCAGACCTTCCATTATTCGGCAGATATTTCCACGCCATGCTAAACCGCGGCATCTACATGGGCCCATCCCAATTCGAAAGCATGTTCCTATCCACCGCATTGGAAGACAAACATTTAGATACAATTATAACAGCCAACGAAGAGTCTTTAAAGGAAGTTTTAAGTTTATGA
- a CDS encoding ABC transporter substrate-binding protein, with protein sequence MKVIIVVIFILAGLSDAAFAQNIAQTESRYKSALADYKQGRYAAAMEKLSPLTSVNAKTTYSAYAHYYYALSAYQLKRYKESRQMLLQLQSRYPGWNRIGDAQYLLGAIALEAGQLDEGLGYLAKIKDSSLAKDIFSLKQHYFGAITDLAKLKELQKQYADDRDIALTLVHFIETSPSSTQTDFQVADQLQKQFKFSKKEKVAVAEEAPKRSVPKSEGQWTKGYYDVSVLLPFRLDEFSTAKRRSNQFAYDYYLGLTMAKEQLAAEGVNVNLWAYDVGADAKAVQPIVDNKNFQQSDMVIGPLYPATFEATAGYFANANAVMLNPLSTDGNLLKVGSNIYLAHPSIAFQMQKAAQWMKTQAMGTNSAIYYGNTPKDSAMAFSYAGEWTSKGGKVMEMVKIQPNREWLETNIPAFETSKPSHVALFSTDGSSGPMLMEVLNGRKLISTPVLSTATSFSAQQSRLNRYASRLYLIDTDYVDREKDSIREFQKNYWNKTNTFPSVYSYQGYDQLLFFARMLAKHKDRFQDGLRSARLGEEEYLLSGFNFTKSNENQITPVLKYNGSKWMPVDR encoded by the coding sequence ATGAAAGTAATTATCGTAGTCATCTTCATCCTCGCCGGTTTGAGCGATGCAGCCTTTGCCCAGAACATCGCGCAAACGGAAAGCAGATACAAATCAGCGCTGGCCGACTATAAACAAGGACGTTATGCAGCAGCTATGGAAAAGCTGTCTCCGCTGACGAGCGTAAATGCGAAAACGACATACTCGGCTTACGCGCACTATTACTATGCGCTTTCAGCCTATCAATTGAAACGCTATAAAGAAAGCAGGCAAATGTTACTGCAACTGCAGAGCCGCTATCCAGGCTGGAACAGGATCGGTGACGCCCAGTATCTGCTTGGTGCGATCGCGTTGGAAGCAGGACAGCTGGATGAAGGTTTAGGGTATTTGGCTAAAATCAAAGATTCTTCATTGGCCAAGGACATATTTTCATTAAAACAACACTATTTCGGGGCAATTACAGATCTTGCCAAACTGAAAGAGCTGCAAAAACAGTATGCAGACGATCGGGATATTGCATTGACGTTGGTCCACTTTATTGAAACATCGCCAAGCTCAACGCAAACCGATTTCCAGGTTGCAGACCAGCTGCAAAAGCAGTTTAAGTTCAGTAAAAAGGAAAAAGTTGCAGTTGCTGAGGAAGCACCCAAGCGCAGCGTTCCTAAGTCAGAAGGCCAGTGGACAAAAGGCTACTACGATGTTTCCGTGCTGCTTCCATTCCGGTTGGACGAATTCAGCACAGCCAAACGCCGTTCCAATCAGTTTGCCTATGACTATTATCTTGGCCTCACTATGGCAAAGGAACAGCTTGCAGCAGAAGGGGTGAATGTCAATCTCTGGGCATATGACGTCGGGGCAGACGCAAAAGCCGTTCAGCCGATTGTGGATAACAAGAATTTTCAGCAATCCGATATGGTGATAGGTCCGCTTTACCCGGCGACATTCGAAGCGACTGCCGGTTATTTCGCCAATGCAAATGCTGTCATGCTAAACCCGCTTTCCACGGATGGCAATCTTTTAAAAGTTGGTTCCAACATCTATCTGGCGCATCCTTCGATCGCTTTTCAAATGCAGAAAGCTGCACAATGGATGAAGACGCAGGCTATGGGCACAAATTCGGCGATTTATTATGGAAACACCCCGAAGGATTCAGCCATGGCGTTTTCCTATGCCGGCGAGTGGACGAGCAAAGGAGGAAAAGTGATGGAGATGGTAAAAATCCAGCCCAACAGGGAATGGCTCGAAACCAATATACCGGCATTTGAAACCAGCAAACCATCACATGTAGCCCTTTTTTCAACCGATGGTTCCTCAGGTCCCATGCTAATGGAAGTCCTGAACGGCCGTAAATTGATTTCAACGCCTGTCCTGAGCACAGCAACCAGTTTCAGTGCGCAGCAATCGAGGTTGAACAGATATGCGTCCAGACTTTATTTGATTGATACAGATTATGTGGACCGTGAAAAGGATAGCATTCGCGAGTTCCAGAAAAACTATTGGAACAAAACCAACACATTCCCGTCCGTTTATTCCTATCAGGGTTATGATCAGCTGCTGTTTTTTGCCAGGATGCTTGCCAAGCATAAGGACAGATTTCAGGATGGCTTGCGTTCCGCACGACTTGGCGAAGAGGAATATCTCCTGTCAGGATTTAATTTTACAAAATCAAACGAGAACCAGATTACACCTGTTTTGAAATATAATGGCTCCAAATGGATGCCAGTAGACAGGTAA
- the yidC gene encoding membrane protein insertase YidC yields the protein MDKNFIIGLVLIMLMLIGYQILVPKPVEPAPVEQVKQTTTKPSVSAPTVTDSTTLSSSTDSNAVAQVAPKDLVIETNDTRVVFSNKGGIMKEVMLKKYKTYDQKPLYLIAENHNTFRINFPTTTGDVHLTDMFFTTDAQDQKLGEKDSVIVTYRASLKNNQFVEQTYVVRGSGYVIDYGIKSNTTGASNKVVQLDWNNDLLQLENDMHKNREVVTINYYTDDLQSLATSPTETQEEKTAEPVKWFTIKHKYFLAGLISEKHPFSNMAMRADVNPADSTVVKTMHVTAGIPMSAIQKGEANYQFFLGPNDYHLVDKVKAENFDQNVYLGYAFLKPINKFFLVPLFNFLEKFVSNYGLLIILLVIFVKTILTPLTYKSYISMAKMKLLAPELEQIRSQNPDDMAKQQQDQMKLYQEVGVSPLSGCIPVLATMPILFSLFFLFPNLIELRQQSFLWASDLSTYDSFIKLPFTVPFGVGNHISLFTVLMTASSIGYAYYNNQITPTQPGPVNMKVLGYIMPLMFMFVLNSFPAGLTFYYFVSNVVTIAQQLLIKRFVNEDKIRNILEENRKKNANGEKKQTKFQKYLEKSLQAAEEAKKKQAELDKRTKKK from the coding sequence ATGGATAAAAATTTTATCATCGGCTTAGTATTAATCATGCTAATGCTGATTGGCTACCAGATCCTGGTTCCAAAACCTGTGGAACCTGCACCTGTGGAGCAAGTAAAACAAACTACTACAAAACCCTCTGTTTCAGCACCAACAGTTACGGATTCAACCACTTTATCTTCATCCACTGACTCGAATGCGGTAGCGCAGGTCGCTCCGAAGGACCTGGTTATTGAGACTAATGACACCCGTGTTGTTTTCTCTAACAAGGGCGGGATCATGAAGGAGGTAATGTTGAAAAAATACAAAACCTACGATCAGAAGCCGCTTTATCTGATCGCAGAAAATCACAATACTTTCCGCATTAATTTCCCGACAACTACCGGTGATGTGCATCTGACAGACATGTTCTTCACGACAGACGCGCAGGATCAGAAACTGGGGGAAAAGGATTCAGTAATAGTAACTTATCGCGCAAGCTTGAAAAACAATCAGTTTGTAGAGCAGACTTATGTGGTAAGGGGATCTGGTTATGTGATCGATTACGGCATTAAATCCAATACTACAGGAGCAAGCAACAAAGTCGTTCAGCTGGATTGGAACAATGACCTGCTGCAACTGGAAAATGATATGCACAAAAACCGTGAGGTGGTGACGATCAACTATTATACGGATGATCTGCAAAGCCTTGCCACAAGCCCGACGGAGACACAAGAAGAGAAGACTGCCGAGCCGGTAAAATGGTTTACGATCAAGCATAAATACTTTTTGGCTGGTTTGATTTCCGAGAAGCATCCGTTCAGCAATATGGCGATGCGGGCGGACGTCAACCCCGCCGATTCCACGGTTGTGAAAACCATGCACGTTACTGCCGGAATCCCGATGTCGGCCATCCAAAAAGGAGAAGCGAACTACCAGTTTTTCCTGGGCCCGAACGATTATCACCTTGTAGATAAAGTGAAGGCAGAGAATTTTGATCAGAATGTTTATCTCGGATATGCTTTCTTGAAGCCTATCAACAAGTTTTTCCTGGTTCCGTTATTCAACTTCCTGGAAAAATTCGTGAGCAATTACGGTCTTCTGATCATTCTGCTGGTGATTTTTGTAAAGACGATTTTAACGCCGCTGACTTACAAGTCTTACATTAGTATGGCCAAGATGAAATTGCTTGCGCCTGAACTGGAACAGATCCGGAGCCAGAACCCGGATGATATGGCTAAGCAGCAGCAAGATCAAATGAAGTTGTATCAGGAAGTAGGCGTAAGTCCGTTGAGCGGCTGCATTCCCGTGCTGGCGACGATGCCCATCCTGTTTTCGCTGTTCTTCCTCTTTCCCAATTTGATAGAGCTGCGACAGCAATCCTTCCTCTGGGCAAGCGACCTTTCCACCTATGATTCGTTCATTAAATTGCCATTTACCGTTCCCTTCGGTGTAGGGAACCACATCAGCTTGTTCACGGTTCTGATGACCGCTTCCAGCATTGGTTATGCCTATTATAACAACCAGATCACGCCAACACAACCTGGTCCGGTGAATATGAAAGTTCTGGGTTATATCATGCCTTTGATGTTCATGTTTGTATTGAATTCCTTCCCGGCCGGTTTGACGTTCTATTATTTTGTTTCAAACGTCGTGACGATCGCACAGCAGCTTTTGATCAAACGCTTCGTGAATGAAGACAAGATCAGAAACATTCTGGAAGAGAACAGGAAGAAAAATGCGAACGGCGAGAAGAAGCAGACCAAGTTTCAAAAGTATCTTGAAAAGTCACTGCAAGCCGCCGAAGAGGCCAAAAAGAAGCAGGCCGAACTCGATAAGCGTACGAAAAAGAAATAA
- a CDS encoding CTP synthase yields the protein MASKARKTAKYIFVTGGVTSSLGKGIIASSLAKLLQARGLSVTIQKFDPYLNIDPGTMNPYEHGECYVTDDGAETDLDLGHYERFLNVRTSQANNVTTGRVYHNVITAERRGDFLGKTVQVVPHITDELKRNMLLLGQTGDYDIVITEIGGCVGDIESLPFLEAVRQVKFEMEEHDTLVIHLTLIPYLNSAGELKTKPTQHSVRMLQESGIQPDILVCRTEHPLPYDIRKKIALFCNVQVNSVIEAMDADTIYAVPLLMLKERLDQRALYMLDIYNDKDVDLDSWKTFLSRYKNPVDSIRIGLVGKYVELHDAYKSIVESFIHAGAANECRVNIEWIHSESLTAENAVEKLEDLDGVLVAPGFGERGIEGKIAAIQYVRENNIPFFGICLGMQMAVIEYARNVIGWNGAHSVEMDANTDHPVIHLMKDQKDVSNKGGTMRLGAYPCKIKKDSLASRIYGKTNISERHRHRYEFNNKYLKDFEEKGLVATGINPENNLVEMVELPGHPFYIGVQFHPELKSTVMNPHPIFVNFVSAALAYSLEKRAVGSLNPSIH from the coding sequence ATGGCTTCCAAAGCACGAAAGACCGCGAAGTACATTTTCGTTACGGGCGGTGTAACATCTTCACTTGGCAAAGGAATCATTGCCTCTTCATTAGCAAAACTACTGCAAGCCAGAGGGCTTTCTGTTACGATTCAAAAATTCGATCCATATCTGAATATTGACCCGGGTACAATGAATCCTTACGAGCACGGGGAGTGCTATGTAACGGACGACGGTGCCGAGACGGATCTCGACCTGGGCCATTACGAGCGTTTTCTGAACGTCCGTACTTCTCAGGCCAACAATGTCACCACGGGGCGCGTTTATCACAATGTCATCACAGCCGAGCGTCGGGGCGATTTCCTGGGGAAAACCGTCCAGGTGGTTCCACACATTACCGACGAGCTGAAAAGAAACATGCTCCTGCTCGGGCAAACCGGCGATTACGATATTGTCATTACGGAAATCGGCGGCTGCGTGGGGGACATTGAGTCACTTCCTTTCCTGGAAGCAGTGCGTCAGGTAAAGTTTGAAATGGAGGAGCACGATACGCTCGTGATCCATTTGACATTGATCCCCTATTTGAATTCTGCAGGCGAGCTCAAAACCAAGCCGACGCAGCACTCTGTTAGAATGTTGCAGGAATCGGGAATTCAGCCTGATATCCTCGTCTGCCGCACAGAGCATCCGCTTCCTTATGATATCCGTAAAAAAATAGCGCTTTTCTGTAATGTTCAGGTGAATTCGGTCATTGAGGCGATGGACGCGGACACAATTTATGCCGTTCCTTTGCTTATGCTCAAAGAAAGGCTGGACCAGCGTGCGCTTTATATGCTGGATATTTATAATGACAAAGACGTTGACCTTGATTCCTGGAAAACATTTTTGTCCCGCTACAAAAATCCGGTCGATTCCATCCGCATCGGACTGGTAGGGAAATATGTGGAGCTGCATGACGCTTACAAGTCCATTGTTGAGTCGTTTATCCACGCCGGAGCTGCCAACGAATGCAGAGTGAATATAGAGTGGATCCACTCCGAAAGTCTGACGGCCGAAAACGCTGTTGAAAAACTGGAAGACCTGGACGGCGTTTTGGTAGCACCCGGTTTTGGGGAAAGAGGGATCGAAGGAAAGATCGCAGCGATCCAGTATGTGCGTGAAAACAACATTCCGTTCTTCGGGATCTGTCTGGGAATGCAAATGGCCGTTATCGAATACGCGAGAAATGTGATAGGCTGGAACGGTGCCCATTCTGTGGAGATGGACGCAAATACCGATCATCCGGTGATTCACTTGATGAAAGATCAGAAAGACGTTTCCAATAAAGGAGGCACAATGCGTTTGGGCGCATATCCTTGCAAGATCAAAAAGGATTCCCTCGCAAGCCGTATTTATGGCAAAACCAACATTAGCGAGCGCCATCGCCACCGCTACGAATTCAACAACAAGTATCTCAAAGATTTTGAGGAAAAAGGCCTGGTTGCGACGGGAATAAACCCGGAGAATAATCTGGTCGAAATGGTGGAGCTTCCGGGACACCCGTTTTACATCGGTGTTCAGTTTCACCCTGAGCTGAAAAGCACGGTGATGAACCCGCACCCTATTTTTGTGAATTTTGTGAGTGCCGCACTCGCTTATTCGCTCGAAAAGAGAGCAGTCGGTTCGCTGAACCCCTCAATCCACTGA
- a CDS encoding PIG-L deacetylase family protein yields the protein MKKFLFLTVLLTWQTVAYSQTTKETEKTPLKIIVFGAHPDDCDLGAGGVASIYSSMGHKVKFVSLTNGDAGHQDIGGGELARRRLNETKEVAKRLGIEYDVLDNHDGELFPTLENRLAVIRKIREWSADVVIAPRTNDYHPDHRNTGVVVQDASYLVIVPNILSSVPPLVKNPVFLYFRDRFQRPNPFRPDIAIDITTAITKKVDGLDAHVSQFYEWLPWTSQDLANVPKGTEERKKWLLAATEKRSSITPEIKLTVEKWYGKEQAEKVRFVEVFEITEYGKQPSPEEIRRLFPMLPQGN from the coding sequence ATGAAGAAATTTTTATTTCTGACTGTCCTGCTAACTTGGCAAACGGTCGCTTATTCACAAACCACAAAGGAAACGGAGAAAACGCCATTGAAAATTATCGTCTTCGGAGCACATCCCGATGACTGCGACCTGGGTGCAGGCGGTGTCGCTTCCATTTATTCCTCCATGGGCCATAAGGTGAAATTTGTTTCGCTTACCAACGGCGACGCGGGCCATCAGGACATCGGCGGCGGAGAGCTCGCCAGACGCAGGCTGAATGAAACAAAAGAAGTGGCGAAGCGACTGGGCATCGAATACGACGTGCTCGACAACCACGACGGCGAGCTTTTTCCGACATTGGAAAACCGATTGGCCGTCATCCGTAAAATACGCGAATGGAGTGCAGATGTAGTAATTGCACCCAGAACCAACGATTACCATCCTGATCACCGCAATACTGGCGTGGTTGTACAGGATGCATCTTACCTCGTTATCGTGCCTAATATTCTTAGTAGTGTGCCTCCATTGGTCAAAAATCCAGTTTTCCTCTATTTCAGAGACCGCTTTCAGCGCCCGAATCCATTCCGCCCGGACATTGCTATTGATATTACAACTGCTATTACTAAAAAAGTGGATGGGCTGGATGCACATGTCTCGCAGTTTTATGAATGGCTACCCTGGACAAGTCAGGATCTTGCTAATGTTCCCAAAGGCACGGAAGAGAGAAAAAAGTGGCTGCTGGCAGCGACGGAAAAACGTTCTTCTATCACACCGGAGATCAAGCTTACGGTAGAAAAGTGGTATGGAAAAGAGCAAGCTGAGAAGGTCAGATTTGTGGAAGTTTTTGAGATTACCGAATATGGAAAACAGCCTTCACCGGAAGAGATCAGAAGGCTTTTCCCCATGTTACCACAGGGAAATTAA